One region of Azoarcus sp. CIB genomic DNA includes:
- a CDS encoding acyl-CoA dehydrogenase family protein, translating to MEFDFSPKSKELQQRLLRFFDEHILPNEHRFAEEVEANRRAGNAWLPTAIVEELKEKAKAAGLWNLFLPHSARAPEGLSNLDYAPLCEIMGKVHWAPEVFNCSAPDTGNMETLELYGTEAQKDAWLDPLLRGEIRSSFVMTEPDVASSDATNVQTRIERDGDHYVINGSKSWISGAGDPRTKIYIVMGKTDPTAARHLQQSMILVPADTPGITVTRPLRVLGYDHAPSGHMAVELVNVRVPIDNLLLGEGRGFEIAQGRLGPGRIHHCMRCIGVAERALELMVRRAKNRVAFGRPLSEQGVWRERIAEARIMIEQARLLVFKTAYMMDTVGNKQARGEIAMIKVLAPNVSSRIVDWAIQMYGASGLCDDTPLAEMYALQRAIRFTDGPDEVHRNAIAKLELARYDT from the coding sequence ATGGAATTCGATTTCAGTCCCAAGTCAAAAGAACTGCAACAGCGCCTGTTGCGCTTTTTCGACGAACACATCCTCCCCAACGAACATCGTTTCGCGGAGGAGGTGGAAGCCAACCGGCGCGCCGGCAACGCCTGGCTACCGACCGCCATCGTCGAGGAACTCAAGGAGAAGGCGAAAGCCGCGGGCCTGTGGAACCTGTTCCTGCCGCATTCCGCTCGGGCGCCCGAAGGCCTGTCCAACCTGGACTATGCCCCGCTGTGTGAAATCATGGGCAAGGTGCACTGGGCGCCCGAGGTGTTCAACTGCTCGGCGCCGGACACCGGCAACATGGAAACCCTCGAACTCTACGGCACCGAAGCCCAGAAGGACGCCTGGCTCGACCCCCTGCTGCGCGGCGAAATCCGCTCCAGCTTCGTGATGACCGAACCGGACGTGGCCAGTTCAGACGCTACCAATGTGCAAACCCGGATCGAGCGCGACGGCGACCACTACGTCATCAACGGCAGCAAGTCCTGGATTTCCGGCGCCGGCGACCCGCGCACGAAGATCTACATCGTCATGGGCAAGACCGATCCGACTGCCGCCCGGCACCTGCAGCAATCGATGATCCTGGTCCCGGCCGATACCCCCGGAATCACGGTGACCCGCCCACTGCGCGTGCTCGGTTACGACCATGCGCCCTCCGGCCACATGGCCGTGGAACTGGTCAACGTCCGCGTGCCGATCGACAATCTGCTGCTCGGCGAAGGTCGCGGCTTCGAAATCGCCCAAGGGCGCCTGGGGCCGGGGCGCATCCATCACTGCATGCGCTGCATCGGTGTCGCCGAGCGCGCCCTGGAACTCATGGTGCGCCGAGCCAAGAACCGGGTGGCGTTCGGCCGTCCCCTTTCCGAGCAGGGTGTCTGGCGCGAGCGCATCGCCGAGGCCCGCATCATGATCGAACAGGCCCGCCTGTTGGTGTTCAAAACCGCGTACATGATGGACACCGTCGGTAACAAGCAGGCACGTGGCGAAATCGCCATGATCAAGGTGCTGGCACCCAACGTCTCCAGCCGGATCGTCGATTGGGCTATCCAGATGTACGGCGCCAGCGGCCTGTGCGACGACACGCCCCTGGCCGAAATGTACGCCCTGCAGCGCGCGATCCGTTTCACCGACGGGCCGGATGAGGTGCATCGCAACGCCATTGCCAAGCTGGAGCTCGCGCGCTACGACACATAG
- a CDS encoding LuxR C-terminal-related transcriptional regulator: protein MSNNSEIDSNESPVQLPGIVRRAKLAAPSAAYRPVARRKIAELVARSADTRLILFRAPAGFGKTTAMRQYLDHLQADGRRVAWLTLDSLDDDFRRFLTHLIAVFDQVLRPAGSHDEHQVSTGVTPGVDQLALKLVDSVADCEHPFTLFIDEFESVSNRSIDDLLRVIISRLPPGGQLAIASRETPNLQLGRLRAQGQLVEVDQMWLRFSREETEFFLRTQRGLKLSAEGVAKLYGDTEGWPAVLWLASMALENRQNPESFIATFSGSNSAVAEYLAEAVLSNQPEDMQSFLLKSSILGELNKSLCDAVCGRDDSDQVLIRLAHSNVCVTTLDGGERNLYRYHGLFGAFLRGQLERLYPQEISALHLTAAKWYEAEGRPIPAIEHALASGMTEYVLSLIASRSNSLLFEGRFRLLARWLDALPTESLRLKPRLRLAHIWALTFTRRGAEALRRLDALEGDKAVLPASEGLSNEIDALRPYILAILDRHEEGFWLAEEAVHAVVHRDSFCYAILTTTLATWRVAANRYADAIELLTRSNPEGESRSTTFPIVYTMCLQGLVSLAQGRVREAIAHFRVALGEAEVAFGSRSVGRSIAAVYLAEALYDIDELDEAEQLLALYLPIVREYVLPDQLIISHVIYARIAHDRGDLDHCYHYLSELEYFGRHNNLPRVIASAQLERARMALLRGDLADARNQCERAEYPAAWASLRGMIMPANDLETTELCRFRLFVHGGGDAEIIDAIKAEIRSAQNHSRNRRVLKLKILLAKALHMSGQVRLAMRMIQECTETACNEGLVRTFLEEGAPIVELLRELRLARQVEGKEQGDELALFIDRILQRAGCRLEPAGSEDEVVDAAASLSARELNILEFVSFGLSNNAIAEKLFVTESTVRSHLRKINAKLGAGNRTQAVNMARRQGWIR from the coding sequence ATGTCAAATAATTCAGAAATCGATTCAAATGAATCGCCGGTGCAATTGCCCGGCATCGTCCGGCGGGCGAAACTGGCCGCGCCATCGGCGGCCTATCGACCGGTCGCGAGACGCAAGATCGCCGAATTGGTGGCGCGCTCCGCCGATACCCGGCTGATCCTGTTCCGGGCGCCCGCCGGTTTCGGCAAGACCACCGCGATGCGCCAATACCTCGATCACCTGCAGGCCGACGGCCGGCGGGTGGCTTGGCTGACCCTGGATTCCCTCGACGACGATTTCCGTCGTTTCCTAACCCACCTCATCGCAGTCTTCGATCAGGTGTTGCGGCCGGCGGGCAGCCATGACGAGCACCAGGTTTCGACCGGCGTGACGCCCGGGGTCGATCAGTTGGCGCTGAAGCTGGTCGATAGCGTGGCCGATTGCGAACATCCGTTCACGCTCTTCATCGACGAATTCGAATCGGTATCCAATCGCTCCATCGACGACCTGCTTCGGGTCATCATCAGTCGCCTGCCGCCCGGCGGGCAATTGGCGATCGCGTCGCGCGAGACGCCCAACCTGCAACTCGGCCGCCTGCGCGCCCAAGGGCAACTGGTGGAAGTGGACCAGATGTGGCTGCGCTTCTCCCGCGAGGAAACCGAATTCTTCCTGCGTACCCAGAGAGGCTTGAAGCTCTCGGCAGAAGGCGTCGCCAAGCTCTACGGCGATACGGAAGGCTGGCCCGCGGTGCTGTGGCTGGCCTCGATGGCGCTGGAAAACCGGCAAAACCCGGAATCCTTCATCGCCACGTTTTCGGGGTCGAATTCGGCCGTGGCCGAATACCTGGCCGAGGCTGTTCTTTCCAATCAACCGGAAGACATGCAGAGTTTTCTGCTCAAGAGCAGCATTCTCGGCGAACTCAACAAATCCCTGTGCGACGCCGTGTGCGGCCGTGACGACAGCGATCAGGTCTTGATCCGCCTGGCACATTCCAACGTTTGCGTCACGACCCTGGATGGCGGCGAGCGGAACCTCTACCGCTATCACGGTCTTTTTGGCGCTTTCCTGCGCGGCCAACTGGAGCGGCTCTATCCCCAGGAAATTTCCGCCCTCCACCTGACCGCCGCCAAGTGGTACGAAGCGGAAGGGCGGCCCATTCCGGCGATCGAGCACGCGCTGGCTTCGGGGATGACCGAATATGTCCTGTCGCTCATCGCGTCCCGCAGCAACAGCCTGCTTTTCGAAGGCCGCTTCCGGCTATTGGCGCGCTGGCTCGACGCCTTGCCGACCGAGTCGCTGCGGCTCAAGCCGCGTTTGCGCCTTGCCCATATCTGGGCGCTGACCTTCACCCGGCGAGGCGCCGAGGCGCTGCGGCGCCTGGATGCGCTTGAAGGCGACAAGGCTGTGCTCCCGGCCAGCGAGGGCTTGTCCAATGAAATCGATGCCCTGAGACCCTATATCCTGGCGATTCTGGATCGCCACGAGGAAGGTTTCTGGCTGGCGGAGGAGGCGGTCCACGCGGTTGTCCACCGGGACAGCTTTTGCTATGCCATCCTCACCACGACGCTGGCGACGTGGCGGGTTGCCGCCAATCGCTATGCCGACGCGATCGAACTGCTGACCCGTTCGAATCCGGAGGGCGAAAGCCGGAGCACGACCTTCCCCATCGTATACACGATGTGCCTGCAGGGGCTGGTGAGCCTGGCACAAGGCCGGGTGCGGGAGGCCATCGCGCATTTCCGCGTGGCGCTGGGCGAGGCCGAAGTTGCTTTCGGCAGCCGCAGCGTCGGGCGCTCGATCGCGGCGGTCTATCTCGCAGAGGCCCTGTACGACATCGACGAGCTGGACGAGGCGGAGCAGTTGCTGGCGCTCTATCTTCCGATCGTGCGGGAGTACGTCCTGCCCGATCAACTGATCATCAGCCACGTCATTTACGCCCGCATCGCCCACGACCGCGGCGATCTCGACCACTGCTACCACTATCTGAGCGAACTGGAATACTTTGGTCGGCACAACAACTTGCCGCGCGTGATCGCGTCCGCCCAACTGGAAAGGGCCAGGATGGCCTTGCTCAGAGGCGACCTGGCAGACGCCAGGAATCAATGCGAACGTGCCGAATACCCGGCGGCGTGGGCCAGCCTGCGCGGCATGATCATGCCGGCCAACGATCTGGAAACCACGGAACTGTGTCGCTTCCGCCTGTTCGTGCATGGCGGCGGCGATGCGGAAATCATCGATGCGATCAAGGCCGAGATCCGCTCGGCCCAGAACCATTCCCGGAACCGCCGCGTGCTGAAGCTGAAGATTCTGCTGGCCAAGGCGCTGCACATGTCCGGCCAGGTTCGGCTGGCGATGCGGATGATCCAGGAATGCACGGAGACGGCGTGCAACGAGGGCCTGGTTCGCACCTTCCTGGAAGAGGGCGCCCCCATCGTCGAACTGCTGCGCGAACTGCGCCTGGCCCGGCAGGTGGAAGGCAAGGAGCAGGGCGACGAACTAGCTTTGTTCATCGATCGGATTCTGCAGCGGGCCGGATGCAGGCTGGAACCCGCGGGCAGCGAGGACGAGGTGGTCGATGCCGCAGCCTCGCTTTCGGCGCGTGAATTGAACATCCTGGAGTTCGTGTCCTTCGGCCTGTCGAACAACGCCATCGCCGAAAAACTGTTCGTCACCGAGAGCACGGTCAGATCGCACCTGCGCAAGATCAACGCCAAGCTCGGCGCCGGCAACCGGACCCAGGCGGTGAACATGGCCCGGCGCCAGGGGTGGATCCGCTGA
- a CDS encoding phosphotransferase family protein, producing MAREAWQELVDVDRLAAWMDSRGLAQGAIADARPLTGGTQNLLLRFRRGDRQFVLRRPPQHPRMDGTATMQREARVLGALAGTRVPHARLIAGCDDKTILGAGFYLMEPVEGFTPTGPLPAPFVEHAGYRQQIGLAMAEAIAELAAVDYVAVGLADFGKIEGYLERQVGRWRSQLEGYRDYPGWPGPAGIPGTESVGLWLEANKPATFQPGIVHGDYHLANVMFQHERPELAAIVDWELATIGDPLIDLGWLIATWPDAGGASIVPKLEASPWDHFVHADELIERYAQTSRRDLSDLRWYTVLACYKLGILLEGSYARACAGKAPMDVGLSLHAATLRLFERAQNWMESR from the coding sequence ATGGCGCGCGAAGCTTGGCAGGAACTCGTCGATGTCGATCGACTCGCTGCGTGGATGGACAGCCGGGGCCTGGCGCAAGGAGCGATTGCCGATGCTCGGCCCCTGACCGGCGGCACCCAGAATCTGCTGCTGCGCTTCCGGCGCGGCGACCGGCAATTCGTCCTGCGCCGTCCTCCTCAGCACCCGCGCATGGACGGCACGGCAACGATGCAGCGGGAAGCCCGGGTGCTGGGCGCCCTGGCCGGCACCCGGGTCCCCCATGCGCGCCTGATCGCCGGCTGTGACGACAAGACGATCCTCGGTGCCGGGTTTTACCTGATGGAACCAGTGGAAGGTTTCACCCCCACCGGGCCATTGCCTGCCCCCTTCGTCGAGCATGCCGGCTACCGGCAACAGATCGGGCTGGCCATGGCAGAAGCGATCGCCGAACTCGCCGCGGTCGACTACGTTGCCGTGGGCCTCGCCGATTTCGGCAAGATCGAAGGCTACCTCGAACGACAGGTGGGCCGCTGGCGGTCCCAACTCGAAGGCTATCGCGACTATCCAGGCTGGCCCGGCCCGGCCGGCATCCCGGGGACCGAATCCGTGGGACTCTGGCTGGAAGCGAACAAGCCGGCTACTTTCCAGCCTGGCATCGTGCATGGCGACTATCACCTGGCCAACGTCATGTTCCAGCACGAGCGTCCGGAACTGGCGGCAATCGTGGACTGGGAACTGGCCACCATCGGCGATCCGCTGATCGATCTGGGCTGGCTGATCGCCACCTGGCCCGACGCGGGCGGCGCCAGCATCGTCCCCAAGCTCGAAGCCTCGCCCTGGGACCACTTTGTCCACGCCGACGAACTGATCGAGCGCTATGCGCAGACCAGCCGGCGAGACCTGTCCGACCTGCGCTGGTACACGGTACTCGCCTGCTACAAGCTCGGCATATTGCTCGAAGGCAGCTACGCCCGCGCCTGCGCCGGCAAGGCGCCCATGGATGTCGGCCTGTCGCTGCATGCCGCCACGCTCCGCCTGTTCGAACGCGCCCAGAACTGGATGGAGAGCCGTTAG
- a CDS encoding enoyl-CoA hydratase/isomerase family protein, whose translation MTYRFDTITGTLDRGVLFATIGNPPCNVMSVQMMSDLTELGQRISADDSVRVLVLQSQDPEFFIAHFDTPVVIQKSIEGLPKRARELSPLQAMCAMLRDNPKPSLVKIGGRAGGGGSELASSCDMRFGVRGKTVINQMEVPLGLLPGASGSQNLPRLMGRGRALEVILGGNDLDAETAERWGYLNRIFDTVNEMDSFVDALAFRIAKWPPHAVALAKESVGNIDLPWRQGLLEEQLLAAHAVRDPATKRLLRKFMELGAHTRDGEARMGTLLLKVAEALAAESGTKNKGDIP comes from the coding sequence GTGACTTATCGCTTCGATACCATAACCGGCACGCTTGATCGTGGCGTCTTGTTCGCCACGATCGGCAATCCGCCCTGCAACGTAATGTCGGTACAGATGATGTCCGACCTGACCGAATTGGGCCAAAGGATCTCCGCAGATGACAGCGTTCGTGTGCTGGTGCTACAGAGCCAGGACCCGGAATTTTTCATCGCACATTTCGATACCCCCGTCGTCATTCAGAAATCCATCGAGGGGTTGCCCAAACGCGCCAGGGAGTTAAGTCCGCTGCAGGCCATGTGCGCAATGCTTAGGGACAATCCGAAACCCAGCTTGGTGAAAATTGGAGGCCGCGCTGGCGGCGGAGGCAGCGAACTGGCGTCATCCTGTGACATGCGATTCGGCGTGCGCGGCAAAACAGTGATCAACCAGATGGAGGTGCCGCTTGGCCTTCTGCCTGGCGCCTCTGGATCGCAGAACCTGCCTCGACTCATGGGCCGCGGGCGAGCGCTTGAGGTCATTCTCGGCGGTAACGATCTCGATGCCGAAACGGCAGAACGATGGGGTTATCTCAACCGCATCTTCGACACCGTTAACGAAATGGACAGCTTCGTCGACGCCCTTGCGTTCCGTATCGCGAAATGGCCACCCCATGCCGTGGCACTGGCAAAGGAGTCGGTGGGCAACATCGATCTTCCATGGCGGCAGGGATTGTTGGAGGAGCAGTTGCTCGCCGCGCACGCCGTACGCGATCCTGCAACGAAACGACTGCTCCGCAAATTCATGGAGCTCGGTGCGCATACCCGTGATGGCGAGGCGCGCATGGGGACACTGCTCCTCAAAGTCGCAGAGGCGCTGGCTGCCGAGTCAGGAACGAAAAATAAGGGCGATATCCCCTGA
- a CDS encoding SDR family oxidoreductase, whose product MTQELNFSGKTVLVVGGSSGIGNAIAQAFRARGASVHVWGTRADAGAYGDSPDSDLAGLHYAQVDLSSPASIRHYQPAFDRLDVLVLSQGIVLYDRAEFQPESFRKVVEVNLNSLMDCCDRFHDMLQASAGSVIVISSSSAFHSTRGNPAYGASKTGAMGLTRNLADAWAPEGIRVNGIAPGMVPTKMTKVTTDHPKRVAAMCSQIPLGRLGSTEEVAGVALFLASPLASYVIGQTIPVDGGLTLR is encoded by the coding sequence ATGACACAGGAACTCAATTTTTCCGGCAAGACGGTACTGGTAGTGGGGGGATCTAGCGGGATCGGCAACGCCATCGCCCAGGCGTTCCGGGCCCGAGGGGCAAGCGTCCATGTCTGGGGCACGCGGGCCGATGCCGGCGCCTATGGTGATTCCCCGGACTCGGATCTGGCCGGGCTGCACTATGCGCAGGTGGACCTGTCCTCTCCCGCCAGCATCCGGCACTACCAGCCGGCTTTCGACCGGCTCGACGTGCTGGTCCTGAGCCAGGGCATCGTGCTCTACGACCGGGCCGAATTCCAGCCCGAGAGTTTCCGAAAGGTGGTCGAAGTGAACCTGAACAGCCTGATGGACTGTTGCGATCGTTTCCACGACATGCTCCAGGCCAGCGCCGGCTCGGTCATCGTCATCAGTTCTTCGTCCGCCTTCCACTCCACCCGCGGCAACCCGGCCTACGGCGCCTCCAAGACCGGCGCCATGGGTCTGACCCGCAACCTCGCCGACGCCTGGGCACCCGAGGGCATCCGGGTCAACGGCATCGCTCCCGGCATGGTGCCCACCAAGATGACCAAGGTCACCACCGATCATCCCAAGCGCGTCGCCGCGATGTGTTCGCAGATCCCCCTGGGCCGCCTGGGCAGCACGGAGGAAGTGGCCGGCGTCGCCCTGTTCTTGGCATCGCCCCTCGCCTCGTACGTGATCGGCCAGACCATCCCGGTGGATGGCGGCCTCACGCTGCGCTGA
- a CDS encoding MFS transporter, with product MGIKEESHRAWLQLAFSCLLVATMGTTTLLSFFTLPVSTALGVPRAAFTLYTSIMSLMVIVSMPFWGRMLPRIGIRAMVAISGAGAGLSYLAMSQFTALWQFYIAGIVVGFTLPACSFLPASVIVTNWFEKRRGTAMGIAMAFTGVYAALASTFLPGMIMKTGWQAAYLFLGIVVLVLTIPIAPFLRDHPSKMGLQPYGARKETGAPGPFAAPSGVSAAVAYRSGAFWLVCAGLFFGHASIIGFIQHAPAHLTSKGISPVEAGTFMSLCMLSLIGAKVILGWLNDRIGTVGSNLVCLSFGALALFLFTRMGGQAVISGIGAALFVAYAFGYAYNSIFPPLLISRMFGATKDFASIYGVAYALACVGVAVGPPLFGTSYDLTGSYDTMLLISIGLVALSAAMSILAIRMSAQIPRAA from the coding sequence ATGGGAATAAAAGAAGAATCTCACAGGGCATGGCTTCAGCTGGCCTTCAGTTGCCTGCTGGTGGCGACCATGGGGACGACGACCCTGCTATCCTTCTTCACCTTGCCGGTGTCCACGGCATTGGGCGTTCCGCGGGCGGCCTTCACCCTCTATACAAGCATCATGTCCCTGATGGTCATCGTGTCCATGCCCTTCTGGGGCAGGATGCTGCCCAGGATTGGCATCAGGGCCATGGTCGCCATCTCCGGCGCGGGCGCGGGCCTTTCCTACTTGGCAATGTCCCAATTCACCGCCCTGTGGCAATTCTATATTGCCGGCATCGTCGTCGGATTCACATTGCCAGCCTGCTCGTTCCTGCCCGCCTCGGTCATCGTCACCAACTGGTTCGAGAAGCGCCGGGGCACGGCGATGGGCATTGCGATGGCCTTTACCGGTGTCTATGCCGCCCTCGCCAGCACCTTCCTTCCCGGCATGATCATGAAAACTGGCTGGCAGGCTGCCTATCTGTTCCTCGGGATCGTGGTACTGGTGCTGACGATTCCGATTGCACCGTTCCTGCGCGATCATCCGTCGAAGATGGGTTTGCAGCCCTATGGCGCCAGGAAGGAAACGGGCGCGCCGGGGCCGTTCGCCGCACCTTCGGGCGTATCCGCCGCCGTGGCGTACAGATCCGGCGCATTCTGGTTGGTATGCGCCGGACTGTTCTTCGGCCACGCCTCCATCATAGGATTCATCCAGCATGCCCCGGCTCATTTGACGAGCAAGGGCATCAGCCCGGTCGAGGCCGGGACCTTCATGAGTCTGTGCATGCTTTCCCTGATCGGCGCCAAGGTGATCCTGGGCTGGCTGAATGATCGTATCGGAACCGTCGGTTCGAATCTCGTTTGCCTGTCCTTCGGCGCCCTTGCGCTCTTCCTGTTTACCCGGATGGGCGGGCAGGCGGTCATCTCCGGCATCGGCGCGGCCTTGTTCGTTGCCTATGCCTTCGGCTACGCCTACAACAGTATCTTTCCGCCGCTGCTGATATCGAGGATGTTCGGCGCAACGAAGGACTTCGCGTCCATATACGGCGTTGCCTATGCCCTGGCCTGCGTCGGCGTCGCCGTGGGCCCGCCGCTGTTCGGGACTTCCTACGATCTGACGGGCTCCTACGACACCATGCTGCTCATCAGCATCGGCCTGGTCGCCCTCTCCGCAGCCATGTCCATCCTGGCCATCAGAATGAGCGCCCAAATTCCCAGGGCGGCGTAG
- a CDS encoding lysophospholipid acyltransferase family protein, protein MLALRSLLFAMFLVIVTPPCAILGVLALPLPSSVRRRIVVSWAPLVIWFAWHLLGIRYRVIGRENIPAEPAVILSKHQSAWETMALQVIFPPLCFVFKRELLKVPFFGWGLALTSGIAIDRGAAKDALTQVVEQGRARLAEGFWVVVFPEGTRVELGATRRYQPGGARLAQQAQVPVVPVAHNAGEFWRRDTWLKTPGEIIVSIGPAIAPGDMDANEINLVARNWIEAEMRRLFPHHYAATIPQAAAS, encoded by the coding sequence ATGCTTGCCTTGCGTTCCCTGTTGTTTGCGATGTTCCTTGTGATCGTCACGCCGCCCTGTGCGATCCTGGGCGTACTTGCCCTTCCGTTGCCGTCCTCCGTGCGCCGTCGCATCGTCGTCAGCTGGGCGCCGCTGGTGATCTGGTTCGCGTGGCATCTGCTGGGCATCCGCTATCGGGTGATCGGACGCGAGAACATTCCCGCCGAACCGGCCGTGATCCTGTCCAAGCATCAATCGGCGTGGGAAACGATGGCGCTGCAGGTGATATTTCCGCCGCTATGTTTCGTATTCAAGCGTGAGTTGCTGAAAGTGCCCTTCTTTGGCTGGGGGCTTGCCTTGACCTCCGGCATCGCGATCGATCGGGGCGCTGCCAAGGACGCGCTGACCCAGGTCGTCGAGCAGGGGCGGGCGCGTCTTGCCGAAGGCTTCTGGGTCGTGGTTTTTCCCGAGGGGACGCGGGTCGAGCTCGGGGCGACGCGCCGCTACCAGCCGGGCGGCGCCAGGCTCGCGCAACAGGCGCAGGTACCCGTGGTCCCGGTCGCGCACAATGCCGGCGAATTCTGGCGGCGTGACACCTGGCTGAAGACGCCCGGTGAAATCATCGTCAGCATCGGCCCCGCCATCGCGCCCGGGGACATGGATGCCAACGAAATCAATTTGGTTGCCAGAAATTGGATTGAAGCAGAGATGCGCAGACTGTTTCCGCATCATTATGCGGCAACGATTCCTCAGGCTGCGGCAAGCTGA
- a CDS encoding SDR family NAD(P)-dependent oxidoreductase encodes MADTRQRLADTVAVVTGSARGIGRSIAERLAGEGARVACLDVSPARLEAAVAEMRTDGLDVHPYVVDVARRSEVHEVFQRIEADFGGPVATLVNNAVWARYQAIDAIDEETLEQMLAVGLKGIVWATQAATAQMKRRGAGTVINLSSAAAVMGLRDSVAYCAVKAAITGLTRAAALDLGPHGIRVNAIAPGMIATPASLGKFDQPTLQARERNVPIGRFGEAGEIAAVVAFLASADSSYINGALLMADGGLTIAGT; translated from the coding sequence ATGGCAGACACTAGGCAAAGGCTGGCTGACACCGTCGCGGTCGTTACTGGGTCAGCACGAGGAATCGGCCGCTCGATCGCCGAACGACTCGCCGGTGAGGGGGCCCGCGTCGCCTGCCTCGACGTCAGCCCTGCCCGCCTCGAAGCGGCAGTCGCGGAAATGCGCACCGACGGCTTGGACGTCCACCCCTACGTGGTCGATGTCGCCCGGCGCAGCGAGGTGCACGAGGTGTTCCAGCGCATCGAAGCCGATTTCGGCGGACCGGTGGCGACGCTCGTCAACAATGCCGTCTGGGCGCGCTACCAGGCGATCGACGCGATCGACGAAGAAACTCTGGAGCAGATGCTGGCCGTGGGCCTGAAAGGCATCGTCTGGGCGACCCAGGCCGCGACCGCGCAGATGAAGCGGCGCGGCGCCGGCACGGTGATCAACCTCAGTTCCGCGGCCGCCGTAATGGGGCTCCGGGATTCCGTCGCCTACTGCGCCGTCAAGGCGGCGATAACGGGGCTGACGCGCGCCGCGGCGCTCGATCTCGGCCCCCACGGCATCCGCGTCAACGCCATCGCACCCGGCATGATCGCTACACCGGCCTCGCTGGGCAAGTTCGACCAGCCCACCCTCCAGGCACGCGAGCGCAACGTGCCCATCGGCCGCTTCGGCGAGGCCGGAGAAATCGCCGCAGTGGTGGCCTTCCTCGCCTCGGCGGACAGCAGCTACATCAACGGCGCCCTGCTCATGGCCGATGGCGGCCTGACCATTGCGGGGACCTAA
- a CDS encoding alcohol dehydrogenase catalytic domain-containing protein, whose product MKALCYAGPRTIHYETVSDARLEDDDDIVVRMEACGICGSDLHIYHGQPFPGNETPCFSVGHEAIGEVMEAGKGVRRFRPGDRVMLSASVGCGACRNCLAGHVQACTSGPMRIYGIGRGLAGCQAEAIRVPAADCNAAPMPEGISVDQAIMLTDNLPTAWLGCINANIHPGDTVAVVGLGSIGLMAVESAFVFGASRVFAIDPIAERRQIAASLGAIPLEPTTALAEIQEATSGQMAHSAIEAVGLDATIKLAIGLVAKCGTVSVVGAGISAISEFPFRELLIRNLDFRAGLCSAQEHWESLVPLIQQGRLHPERFVTHAFALNQGEEAYRIFDARLDGALKIVMTP is encoded by the coding sequence ATGAAGGCGCTCTGTTACGCGGGTCCACGAACCATTCACTATGAAACGGTTTCGGATGCCAGGCTGGAAGACGACGACGACATCGTGGTGCGCATGGAAGCGTGCGGCATCTGCGGCAGCGATCTGCATATCTACCACGGCCAACCGTTTCCCGGAAACGAAACCCCTTGCTTCAGCGTCGGCCACGAAGCCATCGGCGAAGTCATGGAGGCCGGCAAAGGGGTGCGCCGTTTCAGACCGGGCGACCGGGTTATGCTCTCGGCGTCGGTCGGATGCGGCGCCTGCCGGAACTGCCTCGCCGGGCACGTTCAGGCCTGTACCAGCGGACCGATGCGGATCTACGGCATCGGGCGCGGCTTGGCAGGTTGCCAGGCCGAGGCCATCCGGGTGCCGGCCGCGGACTGCAATGCAGCCCCCATGCCCGAAGGCATCAGCGTCGACCAGGCCATCATGCTGACCGACAACCTCCCCACCGCGTGGCTCGGGTGCATCAATGCCAATATCCACCCGGGCGATACGGTTGCAGTCGTCGGTCTCGGGTCGATCGGTCTGATGGCGGTGGAAAGTGCCTTTGTGTTCGGCGCCAGCCGCGTTTTCGCCATCGACCCCATCGCCGAACGACGCCAGATCGCGGCAAGCCTGGGCGCTATTCCACTGGAACCGACCACCGCGCTTGCCGAAATCCAGGAAGCCACCAGCGGCCAGATGGCGCATAGCGCCATCGAGGCCGTCGGTCTCGATGCGACGATAAAACTGGCGATTGGCCTGGTAGCAAAGTGCGGCACCGTTTCCGTGGTCGGTGCGGGTATCTCCGCCATCAGCGAATTCCCGTTCCGCGAGCTTCTGATCCGCAATCTCGACTTCCGTGCTGGCCTGTGTTCCGCACAAGAGCACTGGGAATCGCTGGTTCCTCTCATCCAGCAGGGACGGCTGCACCCTGAACGTTTCGTTACCCACGCCTTCGCCTTGAACCAGGGCGAAGAAGCCTACCGGATATTCGATGCACGCCTCGACGGTGCGTTGAAGATCGTCATGACGCCGTAG